In Paenibacillus durus, the DNA window ATAGCTGCTATCTCTTTCTCGTGGGCATCCTCTGCTTCTGCCTGTTCCTGACTGCTGGCGGTCTCCTGCATGTCGACAATCTGAGTCTGCAGTTCCTGTACCTGATTGTCCTGCGCGGTTTTTTGCTCATTCAGCTGTTGTACTGTCTTTTCCTGTTCGGATAGCTTGGCCTTTAGCTCCTTAATGGTTGCTTCCGAGCTTGCCTCTTGATCCTGCTGCTGGCTACTGCCGGCGGTAGCCTCTTTCGGATCAGGCACCCATTGATTTACAAGCGGAATTTTGTTAGCTATCTGCAGCATGTCGTTTCTGAAATCCGTATTTAAAAGCGTCAGCAGCACCCCAATGAGGACAAGAGTGAAAATAATCGGAATCATCAGAAACAGAAACCGCTCAAACTTGCTTGCCGCCCCTTCGTTTTCAAGCTCAAAATCGTTCGTTGCCACTGGTGAATAACCTCCAAACGTCAGAGGGGCCTCATCGCGAAGCGGACGGTAGCCATCTCATCCAGTTCGTTTTGTTCCCGCAAATTCATATTTTGTTTAAAAATGCCCAGCGCTTTTTCCCTTGCTTTCAACCAAATTTTTTCATCCAAAGCTTTTGAGTTAAGATTATCCTGTTTTCTTGAAACTTCTTGATGCGCTTGGCTAATCTCACCTTGTTTGCGGGTAATGCAGTTGTCCAAATAATCCACGTAATCCTGCATTTCCCGGATCATCGCCATCGGTGTTCTGCGCTCTGCCGCTGCCTGAAGCGAGAGTAAAATTTCATTTCGCTGTTCCATAAGTTCAACCAGACTTTTCTCCTGGGCCTGGAGTTCCCCAAGCGCGTTTGAGAGCAACCATTCCGCCTGCGTTTTTTCATTGCCCTTCAAATCGACGACTTTCTGGAAATTATAGTGAAATCTCATTAATCAAATCAACTCCTCGCGAACTGGGAAATTAAGATCTGTTGAACTTCGGTCAGCGTTGTCTTCTCGTCTACCTTCTGTTTTGTAAAATCCCAAATACTATCAATATAATGCAGCGATTCATCAATCTGGGCATTGGAACCTCTCTGGTAAGCGCCAATATTAATTAAATCTTCGGATTCCTTGTAAACCGACATCAACCGCTTCACATTTTCCGCCGCCTCAATCTGATCCGCAGGCGCGATATCCTTCATCACCCGGCTGATGCTTGCAAGTACGTCGATCGCCGGAAAATGCCCTTTATTCGCAATGCTCCGGTTAAGCACAATATGTCCATCCAATATGCCGCGAACTGCATCGGCAATCGGTTCGTTCATATCATCTCCATCGACCAGCACGGTATAAAAAGCTGTAATTGATCCGGTTGGCCCTGTTCCTGCGCGTTCAAGCAGTTTCGGCAGACTGGCAAATACTGATGGTGTATACCCCCGCATCGCCGGCGGTTCACCGACGGCAAGACCTACTTCGCGTTGTGCCATCGCATACCGTGTGACCGAATCCATCATCAGCATGACGTTGAGTCCACGATCACGAAAATACTCTGCGATGGTCGTAGCAATCAACGCTCCTTTGATCCTGATCAGCGCCGGTTGGTCCGAGGTCGCTACGATTACAACCGACCGCTGCAGCCCCTCCTGACCGAGGTCGCGTTCGATGAAGTCGAGAACTTCTCTCCCGCGCTCTCCAATCAGTGC includes these proteins:
- the fliJ gene encoding flagellar export protein FliJ, encoding MRFHYNFQKVVDLKGNEKTQAEWLLSNALGELQAQEKSLVELMEQRNEILLSLQAAAERRTPMAMIREMQDYVDYLDNCITRKQGEISQAHQEVSRKQDNLNSKALDEKIWLKAREKALGIFKQNMNLREQNELDEMATVRFAMRPL
- the fliI gene encoding flagellar protein export ATPase FliI, with the translated sequence MLDTQKYKEQLRSIDPVRINGKVTQVIGLMVESEGPDASIGDVCYIYPAKGSRPLKAEVVGFRDNKVLLMPLGELQAVGPGCDVVGTGKPLNVQVGSELLGKVLDGLGQPLDGSLIPARMPYSSTFNIPTNPLNRPRVQEPISIGVRAIDGLLTIGKGQRVGIFAGSGVGKSTLMGMIARGTSADVNVIALIGERGREVLDFIERDLGQEGLQRSVVIVATSDQPALIRIKGALIATTIAEYFRDRGLNVMLMMDSVTRYAMAQREVGLAVGEPPAMRGYTPSVFASLPKLLERAGTGPTGSITAFYTVLVDGDDMNEPIADAVRGILDGHIVLNRSIANKGHFPAIDVLASISRVMKDIAPADQIEAAENVKRLMSVYKESEDLINIGAYQRGSNAQIDESLHYIDSIWDFTKQKVDEKTTLTEVQQILISQFARS